A section of the Venturia canescens isolate UGA chromosome 11, ASM1945775v1, whole genome shotgun sequence genome encodes:
- the LOC122417899 gene encoding uncharacterized protein isoform X1: MGAGFRRQRKSNADNHEMESPPGQQSSQVVAVAHEDSNSTKDRDPATSSESRTAERSVPNAENNGTVRNETDVVQDVPVKLNQPDLTYLEISSRLGHEGVDDSAATSENPVPGSSEETAEQASNPGKTSGNEEQTNSSMDTFVGNKVLDDIESVMYDDNLFSDEALAACLSSSTPSRKRQPGDFLPPNAEIKRIGVEISEEHAKQLKNDVRRLSPVLVSLRERTLGEISLSSDSRLFEGGEESRKLETVGGIAEPAESVNDPEEGVPASSVDSIPPEVAPGESCSSSDSPSAESVPSSSFTNQASRGKTVAADVADCWTADPRVVDEHPQGVGAALENPSSPVARSELRGASTPNQRSNVQRELLIVLSRVDHGSPETGGRIRMPTLQETGSPRSAESEADSSTPGKSVEARLRETLISAVKSDDGEPATELVAESPVAGDRQDILDEKEVDKGAEETGGEKNATGSSAATILVAGDFCLSPKYHDNDQLRRKSPKVVLERTLEDGTSPRSVTGNEKLEDSEESLLRANLDRVRRTLESSMNGDEDEEEDDEDDASLTDPLAINEENAGVAPSDRVTGVAVDLQESLDTETETETGSDNSEIVSIASLQSRDCLIEPTNDGSTCPETDSVVSDEAPRDIITRLEPERPEAFTEDSAESLALATGARDEVRSDGSDSGLGSEIPGDPGTAPAPESDSETSFLDRIPDDILSDKDKAVNSLEAFAPDPGTSGSQQEHQEIHQQPQLPLPNFPNPPKSSLKRRLTDCMEGEPSPKRINVDEPVRKKRNIQFDAVTVYYFPRAQGFTCVPSQGGSTLGMSATHTHAERFSLTEHAAEQRRLHRARLAQLRSERAANCGTEAASSSEDPSDDTDEEPSDTEELDIDSYYFLQPVPTWQRRALLRAAGVRRIDAVEKDDCRDIRASREHCGCGCKGYCDPESCPCSRANVKCQVDRAGFPCGCSRDGCANSSGRIEFNPVRVRTHFIHTLMRLQLEKKQREEERSDHELLVNQVGRAPMREVPGMMGTPLGQMEHPNIITGDPVSCVNAGGFTTLHYDGHDPTSNSCPPGIVHPVREDSLDLYAIRDDCYPPDDVDGGPNADRKLHPEFGQAFQTFPGQQPAVNFPQGAYQDYQGYQGLASTSRSQFQPQFQTVSSANPTFGHYNYPPDPGAIQPPCQTHPAVSTHHPSVYDTGFPQEEPPESQQHYTNLNSVQPINSVVQQMGKLEPFSELLAGRYSYYGDPGPQPIPVGYHTNPATKIEADKSQIPVQQPVDTSVDDCDENFGEIIKKSMVETVSA, translated from the exons ATGGGGGCTGGATTTCGGAGACAACGTAAATCG AACGCAGACAATCACGAGATGGAATCGCCTCCGGGCCAGCAAAGCTCCCAGGTCGTCGCCGTGGCTCACGAGGATTCCAACTCGACAAAGGACCGAGATCCTGCCACCTCGTCCGAATCAAGAACGGCTGAAAGAAGTGTGCCAAACGCCGAAAATAATGGAACGGTGCGAAATGAAACTGACGTCGTTCAAGATGTGCCGGTTAAATTAAACCAGCCGGACTTGACTTATTTGGAAATAAGCTCCAGGCTCGGCCACGAAGGAGTCGACGACTCGGCAGCTACGTCCGAAAACCCCGTACCAGGAAGCTCCGAGGAAACGGCCGAACAAGCGAGTAACCCTGGGAAAACGAGTGGGAACGAGGAACAAACGAACTCATCGATGGACACCTTCGTCGGGAACAAAGTCCTTGATGACATCGAGAGCGTCATGTACGACGATAATTTGTTCAGTGATGAAGCCCTCGCAGCTTGCTTGAGCTCATCGACGCCGTCCAGGAAAAGACAACCTGGTGACTTCCTGCCTCCCAATGCCGAGATCAAGAGAATCGGGGTTGAGATATCTGAGGAACATGCGAAACAGCTTAAAAACGATGTGAGGAGATTGTCCCCCGTGCTGGTGAGCCTGCGAGAACGCACTCTCGGTGAAATATCGTTGAGCTCGGATTCCAGGCTCTTCGAAGGTGGAGAAGAGTCCAGGAAGCTGGAGACGGTTGGAGGAATCGCAGAACCAGCCGAGTCGGTTAATGACCCTGAGGAAGGTGTTCCGGCTTCCAGTGTCGATTCGATCCCTCCGGAAGTCGCACCTGGGGAAAGTTGCTCGAGCAGTGATTCTCCCAGTGCAGAAAGTGTTCCCTCATCTTCGTTTACGAATCAAGCGAGTCGTGGAAAAACAGTCGCTGCGGATGTGGCTGACTGCTGGACGGCAGACCCCCGGGTCGTCGACGAGCATCCACAAGGAGTTGGCGCAGCTCTGGAAAACCCGAGTTCTCCAGTTGCCAGGAGCGAGTTGCGCGGAGCTAGCACACCGAATCAAAGATCGAACGTCCAGCGAGAACTGCTGATCGTTCTGTCCCGGGTGGATCACGGGAGTCCGGAAACCGGTGGGCGAATCCGGATGCCCACGCTCCAGGAAACCGGCAGTCCGAGGAGCGCTGAAAGCGAAGCTGATTCGAGTACTCCAGGCAAGTCGGTCGAGGCGAGACTCCGGGAAACGCTGATTAGTGCAGTGAAGAGTGACGATGGTGAGCCAGCGACCGAGTTGGTTGCCGAGTCTCCGGTTGCCGGGGATCGGCAAGATATTCTGGATGAGAAGGAAGTGGACAAAGGTGCCGAGGAAACCGGTGGGGAAAAGAATGCAACGGGCAGCTCTGCGGCGACGATCCTCGTCGCCGGTGACTTTTGTCTGTCCCCCAAGTACCATGACAACGATCAGTTGAGACGTAAAAGTCCCAAAGTCGTGCTCGAACGGACCCTCGAAGACGGGACGTCGCCGAGGAGCGTCACCGGGAACGAGAAACTCGAGGACAGCGAAGAGAGCCTGCTACGAGCTAATCTTGATCGAGTCCGAAGGACCCTGGAGAGCAGTATGAAcggcgacgaggacgaggaggaggacgacgaggacgatgcATCCTTGACTGATCCGCTGGCGATAAACGAGGAAAAtgctggagttgcgccatcCGATCGGGTCACCGGCGTTGCGGTCGACCTTCAAGAGTCACTGGACACTGAGACCGAGACCGAAACCGGTTCGGACAACTCCGAAATCGTCTCTATTGCTTCGCTCCAATCGCGCGATTGCCTCATCGAACCTACCAACGACGGATCAACCTGTCCGGAAACGGATTCCGTTGTGTCCGATGAAGCGCCGAGGGACATCATAACGAGGCTCGAGCCAGAACGGCCCGAGGCATTCACCGAGGATTCCGCTGAAAGCCTCGCACTCGCGACCGGTGCTAGGGATGAAGTTCGCTCGGACGGAAGTGACTCTGGATTGGGGAGCGAAATCCCGGGGGATCCTGGCACGGCTCCGGCGCCTGAAAGCGACTCTGAAACCTCTTTTCTCGACCGTATTCCGGACGACATACTCTCCGACAAGGACAAAG CAGTCAATTCCCTGGAGGCTTTTGCGCCGGATCCTGGTACATCCGGGAGCCAACAGGAGCACCAGGAGATTCATCAACAGCCCCAATTACCACTGCCGAACTTTCCTAATCCGCCTAAAAGCAGCCTCAAAAGGAGGCTCACCGATTGCATGGAAGGAGAACCAAGCCCCAAGAGAATAAACGTTGACGAACCTGTCAGAAAGAAGCGTAACATTCAGTTCGATGCTGTCACCGTTTACTACTTTCCGAGAGCCCAAGGCTTCACGTGTGTGCCTTCTCAG GGTGGCAGTACACTGGGAATGAGTGCAACGCATACCCACGCAGAGAGGTTTTCCCTGACGGAGCATGCCGCCGAGCAGCGACGTCTTCATCGGGCGAGGCTAGCGCAGCTGCGATCAGAAAGGGCTGCCAATTGCGGCACCGAGGCGGCCTCCAGTTCGGAGGATCCGAGCGACGACACCGATGAGGAACCGAGCGACACGGAAGAACTGGACATTGACAGTTACTATTTCTTGCAACCAGTGCCAACGTGGCAGCGAAGGGCTCTGCTCAGAGCAGCTGGAGTCAGGAGGATAGACGCCGTCGAGAAGGACGATTGTCGTGACATCAGAGCCAGCCGGGAACACTGCGGATGTGGATGCAAAGGGTACTGCGATCCGGAAAGCTGCCCTTGCTCCAGGGCCAATGTCAAGTGCCAG GTCGACCGCGCTGGTTTCCCCTGCGGCTGTTCCCGGGATGGTTGCGCCAACAGCTCGGGTAGGATCGAGTTCAACCCCGTTCGAGTCCGCACCCACTTCATCCACACCCTGATGCGTCTGCAGCTGGAGAAAAAGCAGCGGGAAGAGGAGCGCTCGGATCACGAGCTCCTGGTGAACCAGGTCGGCCGCGCCCCGATGAGAGAAGTTCCAGGCATGATGGGCACTCCTCTCGGCCAAATGGAGCATCCTAACATCATAACCGGCGATCCAGTCTCCTGCGTCAACGCCGGTGGCTTCACCACCCTCCACTACGACGGCCATGATCCAACCTCCAACTCCTGCCCTCCTGGGATCGTTCATCCCGTCAGGGAAGACAGTCTTGATCTCTACGCGATACGCGACGATTGCTATCCACCTGACGACGTCGACGGCGGGCCAAACGCCGACCGGAAGTTACACCCCGAGTTCGGACAAGCTTTCCAAACCTTTCCTGGCCAACAACCTGCTGTCAATTTTCCACAAGGTGCTTACCAGGACTACCAAGGATACCAGGGCCTCGCATCCACCTCCAGGTCGCAGTTTCAACCTCAGTTCCAAACTGTATCATCAGCTAACCCGACCTTCGGCCACTACAACTACCCCCCAGACCCAGGTGCTATTCAACCACCCTGCCAGACACACCCAGCCGTTTCGACTCATCATCCCTCCGTATACGACACCGGATTCCCTCAAGAGGAACCACCTGAAAGCCAACAGCACTACACCAATCTCAATTCCGTTCAACCAATCAATTCGGTCGTTCAACAAATGGGCAAATTAGAACCTTTCTCCGAACTCCTCGCCGGCAGATACTCGTACTACGGTGACCCAGGACCCCAACCCATTCCAGTCGGTTACCACACCAATCCTGCCACGAAAATCGAAGCTGACAAAAGCCAGATCCCTGTCCAACAGCCAGTTGACACTAGCGTGGATGATTGCGACGAGAATTTCGGTGAAATCATCAAGAAATCCATGGTCGAAACTGTCTCGGCTTGA
- the LOC122417899 gene encoding uncharacterized protein isoform X2, giving the protein MESPPGQQSSQVVAVAHEDSNSTKDRDPATSSESRTAERSVPNAENNGTVRNETDVVQDVPVKLNQPDLTYLEISSRLGHEGVDDSAATSENPVPGSSEETAEQASNPGKTSGNEEQTNSSMDTFVGNKVLDDIESVMYDDNLFSDEALAACLSSSTPSRKRQPGDFLPPNAEIKRIGVEISEEHAKQLKNDVRRLSPVLVSLRERTLGEISLSSDSRLFEGGEESRKLETVGGIAEPAESVNDPEEGVPASSVDSIPPEVAPGESCSSSDSPSAESVPSSSFTNQASRGKTVAADVADCWTADPRVVDEHPQGVGAALENPSSPVARSELRGASTPNQRSNVQRELLIVLSRVDHGSPETGGRIRMPTLQETGSPRSAESEADSSTPGKSVEARLRETLISAVKSDDGEPATELVAESPVAGDRQDILDEKEVDKGAEETGGEKNATGSSAATILVAGDFCLSPKYHDNDQLRRKSPKVVLERTLEDGTSPRSVTGNEKLEDSEESLLRANLDRVRRTLESSMNGDEDEEEDDEDDASLTDPLAINEENAGVAPSDRVTGVAVDLQESLDTETETETGSDNSEIVSIASLQSRDCLIEPTNDGSTCPETDSVVSDEAPRDIITRLEPERPEAFTEDSAESLALATGARDEVRSDGSDSGLGSEIPGDPGTAPAPESDSETSFLDRIPDDILSDKDKAVNSLEAFAPDPGTSGSQQEHQEIHQQPQLPLPNFPNPPKSSLKRRLTDCMEGEPSPKRINVDEPVRKKRNIQFDAVTVYYFPRAQGFTCVPSQGGSTLGMSATHTHAERFSLTEHAAEQRRLHRARLAQLRSERAANCGTEAASSSEDPSDDTDEEPSDTEELDIDSYYFLQPVPTWQRRALLRAAGVRRIDAVEKDDCRDIRASREHCGCGCKGYCDPESCPCSRANVKCQVDRAGFPCGCSRDGCANSSGRIEFNPVRVRTHFIHTLMRLQLEKKQREEERSDHELLVNQVGRAPMREVPGMMGTPLGQMEHPNIITGDPVSCVNAGGFTTLHYDGHDPTSNSCPPGIVHPVREDSLDLYAIRDDCYPPDDVDGGPNADRKLHPEFGQAFQTFPGQQPAVNFPQGAYQDYQGYQGLASTSRSQFQPQFQTVSSANPTFGHYNYPPDPGAIQPPCQTHPAVSTHHPSVYDTGFPQEEPPESQQHYTNLNSVQPINSVVQQMGKLEPFSELLAGRYSYYGDPGPQPIPVGYHTNPATKIEADKSQIPVQQPVDTSVDDCDENFGEIIKKSMVETVSA; this is encoded by the exons ATGGAATCGCCTCCGGGCCAGCAAAGCTCCCAGGTCGTCGCCGTGGCTCACGAGGATTCCAACTCGACAAAGGACCGAGATCCTGCCACCTCGTCCGAATCAAGAACGGCTGAAAGAAGTGTGCCAAACGCCGAAAATAATGGAACGGTGCGAAATGAAACTGACGTCGTTCAAGATGTGCCGGTTAAATTAAACCAGCCGGACTTGACTTATTTGGAAATAAGCTCCAGGCTCGGCCACGAAGGAGTCGACGACTCGGCAGCTACGTCCGAAAACCCCGTACCAGGAAGCTCCGAGGAAACGGCCGAACAAGCGAGTAACCCTGGGAAAACGAGTGGGAACGAGGAACAAACGAACTCATCGATGGACACCTTCGTCGGGAACAAAGTCCTTGATGACATCGAGAGCGTCATGTACGACGATAATTTGTTCAGTGATGAAGCCCTCGCAGCTTGCTTGAGCTCATCGACGCCGTCCAGGAAAAGACAACCTGGTGACTTCCTGCCTCCCAATGCCGAGATCAAGAGAATCGGGGTTGAGATATCTGAGGAACATGCGAAACAGCTTAAAAACGATGTGAGGAGATTGTCCCCCGTGCTGGTGAGCCTGCGAGAACGCACTCTCGGTGAAATATCGTTGAGCTCGGATTCCAGGCTCTTCGAAGGTGGAGAAGAGTCCAGGAAGCTGGAGACGGTTGGAGGAATCGCAGAACCAGCCGAGTCGGTTAATGACCCTGAGGAAGGTGTTCCGGCTTCCAGTGTCGATTCGATCCCTCCGGAAGTCGCACCTGGGGAAAGTTGCTCGAGCAGTGATTCTCCCAGTGCAGAAAGTGTTCCCTCATCTTCGTTTACGAATCAAGCGAGTCGTGGAAAAACAGTCGCTGCGGATGTGGCTGACTGCTGGACGGCAGACCCCCGGGTCGTCGACGAGCATCCACAAGGAGTTGGCGCAGCTCTGGAAAACCCGAGTTCTCCAGTTGCCAGGAGCGAGTTGCGCGGAGCTAGCACACCGAATCAAAGATCGAACGTCCAGCGAGAACTGCTGATCGTTCTGTCCCGGGTGGATCACGGGAGTCCGGAAACCGGTGGGCGAATCCGGATGCCCACGCTCCAGGAAACCGGCAGTCCGAGGAGCGCTGAAAGCGAAGCTGATTCGAGTACTCCAGGCAAGTCGGTCGAGGCGAGACTCCGGGAAACGCTGATTAGTGCAGTGAAGAGTGACGATGGTGAGCCAGCGACCGAGTTGGTTGCCGAGTCTCCGGTTGCCGGGGATCGGCAAGATATTCTGGATGAGAAGGAAGTGGACAAAGGTGCCGAGGAAACCGGTGGGGAAAAGAATGCAACGGGCAGCTCTGCGGCGACGATCCTCGTCGCCGGTGACTTTTGTCTGTCCCCCAAGTACCATGACAACGATCAGTTGAGACGTAAAAGTCCCAAAGTCGTGCTCGAACGGACCCTCGAAGACGGGACGTCGCCGAGGAGCGTCACCGGGAACGAGAAACTCGAGGACAGCGAAGAGAGCCTGCTACGAGCTAATCTTGATCGAGTCCGAAGGACCCTGGAGAGCAGTATGAAcggcgacgaggacgaggaggaggacgacgaggacgatgcATCCTTGACTGATCCGCTGGCGATAAACGAGGAAAAtgctggagttgcgccatcCGATCGGGTCACCGGCGTTGCGGTCGACCTTCAAGAGTCACTGGACACTGAGACCGAGACCGAAACCGGTTCGGACAACTCCGAAATCGTCTCTATTGCTTCGCTCCAATCGCGCGATTGCCTCATCGAACCTACCAACGACGGATCAACCTGTCCGGAAACGGATTCCGTTGTGTCCGATGAAGCGCCGAGGGACATCATAACGAGGCTCGAGCCAGAACGGCCCGAGGCATTCACCGAGGATTCCGCTGAAAGCCTCGCACTCGCGACCGGTGCTAGGGATGAAGTTCGCTCGGACGGAAGTGACTCTGGATTGGGGAGCGAAATCCCGGGGGATCCTGGCACGGCTCCGGCGCCTGAAAGCGACTCTGAAACCTCTTTTCTCGACCGTATTCCGGACGACATACTCTCCGACAAGGACAAAG CAGTCAATTCCCTGGAGGCTTTTGCGCCGGATCCTGGTACATCCGGGAGCCAACAGGAGCACCAGGAGATTCATCAACAGCCCCAATTACCACTGCCGAACTTTCCTAATCCGCCTAAAAGCAGCCTCAAAAGGAGGCTCACCGATTGCATGGAAGGAGAACCAAGCCCCAAGAGAATAAACGTTGACGAACCTGTCAGAAAGAAGCGTAACATTCAGTTCGATGCTGTCACCGTTTACTACTTTCCGAGAGCCCAAGGCTTCACGTGTGTGCCTTCTCAG GGTGGCAGTACACTGGGAATGAGTGCAACGCATACCCACGCAGAGAGGTTTTCCCTGACGGAGCATGCCGCCGAGCAGCGACGTCTTCATCGGGCGAGGCTAGCGCAGCTGCGATCAGAAAGGGCTGCCAATTGCGGCACCGAGGCGGCCTCCAGTTCGGAGGATCCGAGCGACGACACCGATGAGGAACCGAGCGACACGGAAGAACTGGACATTGACAGTTACTATTTCTTGCAACCAGTGCCAACGTGGCAGCGAAGGGCTCTGCTCAGAGCAGCTGGAGTCAGGAGGATAGACGCCGTCGAGAAGGACGATTGTCGTGACATCAGAGCCAGCCGGGAACACTGCGGATGTGGATGCAAAGGGTACTGCGATCCGGAAAGCTGCCCTTGCTCCAGGGCCAATGTCAAGTGCCAG GTCGACCGCGCTGGTTTCCCCTGCGGCTGTTCCCGGGATGGTTGCGCCAACAGCTCGGGTAGGATCGAGTTCAACCCCGTTCGAGTCCGCACCCACTTCATCCACACCCTGATGCGTCTGCAGCTGGAGAAAAAGCAGCGGGAAGAGGAGCGCTCGGATCACGAGCTCCTGGTGAACCAGGTCGGCCGCGCCCCGATGAGAGAAGTTCCAGGCATGATGGGCACTCCTCTCGGCCAAATGGAGCATCCTAACATCATAACCGGCGATCCAGTCTCCTGCGTCAACGCCGGTGGCTTCACCACCCTCCACTACGACGGCCATGATCCAACCTCCAACTCCTGCCCTCCTGGGATCGTTCATCCCGTCAGGGAAGACAGTCTTGATCTCTACGCGATACGCGACGATTGCTATCCACCTGACGACGTCGACGGCGGGCCAAACGCCGACCGGAAGTTACACCCCGAGTTCGGACAAGCTTTCCAAACCTTTCCTGGCCAACAACCTGCTGTCAATTTTCCACAAGGTGCTTACCAGGACTACCAAGGATACCAGGGCCTCGCATCCACCTCCAGGTCGCAGTTTCAACCTCAGTTCCAAACTGTATCATCAGCTAACCCGACCTTCGGCCACTACAACTACCCCCCAGACCCAGGTGCTATTCAACCACCCTGCCAGACACACCCAGCCGTTTCGACTCATCATCCCTCCGTATACGACACCGGATTCCCTCAAGAGGAACCACCTGAAAGCCAACAGCACTACACCAATCTCAATTCCGTTCAACCAATCAATTCGGTCGTTCAACAAATGGGCAAATTAGAACCTTTCTCCGAACTCCTCGCCGGCAGATACTCGTACTACGGTGACCCAGGACCCCAACCCATTCCAGTCGGTTACCACACCAATCCTGCCACGAAAATCGAAGCTGACAAAAGCCAGATCCCTGTCCAACAGCCAGTTGACACTAGCGTGGATGATTGCGACGAGAATTTCGGTGAAATCATCAAGAAATCCATGGTCGAAACTGTCTCGGCTTGA